The Nostoc sp. 'Lobaria pulmonaria (5183) cyanobiont' genome window below encodes:
- a CDS encoding cob(I)yrinic acid a,c-diamide adenosyltransferase, with protein sequence MTRNGIGIRTAQARQERLIGQIHVYDGLGKGKSQAALGVVLRSIGLGINTPSNSNRVLLLRFLKGPERDYDEDGAIAALQRGFPHLIDQVRTGRAEFFGHEEITTFDRDEAMRGWDVAKGAIASGLYSVVVLDEINPVLDLGLLPVDEVVKTLKSKPQELEIIATGRAAPQKLLDIADLHSEMKPHHHPTAKALFLEGIEIYTGAGKGKSTSALGKALQAIGRGINHPGSTRVLIMQWLKGGSGYTEDAAIAALQQSYPEVVDHQRCGGDAIVWRNSRQELDYVEAERGWEIAKVAIASGLYKTIILDELNPTVDLELLPVEPIVQALLRKPRDTEIIITGRCQNPPAYFDLASIHSEVYCHKHYANQGVELKRGVDF encoded by the coding sequence ATGACAAGGAACGGTATTGGTATTCGGACAGCGCAAGCGCGTCAAGAACGGCTTATTGGTCAAATTCACGTCTACGATGGTCTGGGTAAAGGTAAATCTCAAGCGGCTTTGGGGGTGGTTTTGCGCTCCATTGGCTTGGGAATAAATACGCCTAGCAATTCTAATCGTGTTTTACTGCTGCGGTTTTTAAAAGGGCCAGAACGTGATTATGATGAAGATGGCGCGATCGCAGCTTTACAACGCGGGTTTCCCCATTTAATTGACCAGGTTCGTACCGGGAGAGCCGAATTTTTTGGGCATGAGGAAATTACCACCTTTGACCGAGATGAAGCAATGCGGGGTTGGGATGTCGCTAAAGGTGCGATCGCTAGTGGTTTATATTCAGTCGTCGTTTTGGATGAAATTAACCCCGTTCTGGATTTAGGTTTGCTACCAGTGGATGAAGTAGTAAAGACATTAAAATCCAAACCCCAGGAGTTGGAAATCATTGCTACCGGACGCGCCGCACCCCAAAAGTTGCTCGATATTGCAGATTTACACTCAGAAATGAAACCTCATCACCACCCAACAGCCAAAGCCCTGTTCCTGGAAGGGATTGAAATTTATACTGGTGCTGGTAAAGGCAAGTCTACTAGCGCTTTGGGCAAAGCCTTACAAGCAATTGGTAGGGGAATTAATCATCCAGGGTCTACCCGTGTGTTGATTATGCAATGGCTTAAAGGTGGTAGCGGCTACACAGAAGACGCAGCGATCGCCGCTTTGCAACAGTCATATCCAGAAGTGGTGGATCATCAGCGTTGCGGTGGAGATGCGATCGTCTGGCGAAATTCCCGACAAGAATTAGACTACGTAGAAGCCGAACGAGGTTGGGAAATTGCCAAAGTTGCGATCGCCTCTGGATTGTATAAAACTATTATTCTCGATGAACTCAATCCCACCGTTGACTTAGAACTACTCCCCGTTGAACCCATTGTCCAGGCTTTACTCCGCAAACCCCGCGATACCGAAATTATTATCACTGGCCGCTGCCAAAATCCACCCGCGTACTTTGATTTGGCTAGCATCCACTCAGAGGTTTATTGCCACAAACACTATGCTAATCAAGGTGTAGAACTTAAACGAGGTGTAGATTTTTAA
- a CDS encoding ABC transporter permease: MTINRIFVLAKNVFQEVVRDRILYIIGFYALVLATAFRVLPEFAATAEDKMFLDFGMAAMNAIGLIITIFIGTGLINKEIEKRTVLVLIAKPVSRSEIIVGKYLGLSAVLAVLVATMTVIYLLFLQFGNIPHPTASILIAAIFLFLQLSLITAVAITFGVFTASLLATVLTFAVYLIGNITQDLVQLGRLSRNPGMERLTQALFLFLPDLSRLDLKNDAVYGLQALPDTTALIMNAGYGLLYSTMLLAIAILIFSQREF; this comes from the coding sequence ATGACTATTAACAGAATTTTTGTATTGGCAAAGAATGTGTTTCAGGAAGTGGTACGCGATCGCATCCTATATATTATTGGTTTTTATGCGCTAGTACTCGCCACTGCCTTTCGCGTCCTTCCTGAATTTGCAGCTACGGCTGAAGATAAAATGTTTTTAGACTTTGGAATGGCGGCGATGAATGCCATCGGGTTAATTATTACGATATTTATTGGTACGGGACTAATTAATAAAGAAATTGAAAAACGCACTGTTTTAGTATTAATTGCTAAACCTGTTAGTCGCAGCGAAATTATCGTCGGCAAATACTTGGGTTTATCCGCAGTCCTAGCTGTGCTTGTCGCCACGATGACAGTCATTTATCTGCTATTTCTGCAATTTGGTAATATTCCTCATCCTACAGCAAGCATTCTAATTGCTGCAATTTTCTTATTTTTGCAGTTGTCATTAATTACTGCCGTAGCTATTACCTTCGGTGTTTTTACTGCTTCTCTGCTAGCGACTGTTTTAACCTTTGCGGTATATTTAATCGGAAATATTACTCAAGATTTAGTACAACTTGGTCGTCTGAGCCGTAACCCTGGTATGGAACGTCTAACTCAAGCTTTGTTTCTTTTCTTGCCAGATTTATCTCGATTAGATTTGAAAAATGATGCCGTTTATGGTCTGCAAGCACTACCTGACACCACTGCACTGATTATGAATGCTGGTTACGGCTTACTTTATAGTACCATGTTGTTAGCGATCGCTATTCTGATCTTTTCACAACGCGAATTTTAG
- a CDS encoding pentapeptide repeat-containing protein, translating into MKNYTQQQEFILSQITNKYFQRRDFSGCDLRGIDLKGIDLSGINLIGADLRDANLSGCVLTRANLSGANLIQASLREANLYEASLCEANLTNADLTRANLCGTFLWRVKFIGSNLWGASLCDVDLREADLSEAKLIEASLIEANLSFANLTRAKLCGAKLLEANLTEANLTSADLTWANLTKANLNKANLWKTNLIYAKLRDTIMPDGTIEQPQIVIY; encoded by the coding sequence ATGAAAAATTATACTCAACAACAGGAATTTATTTTAAGTCAAATCACAAATAAATATTTTCAGCGTCGGGATTTCAGTGGATGTGACTTGAGAGGAATCGACCTGAAAGGAATTGATTTAAGTGGTATTAATTTAATTGGAGCAGATTTGCGTGATGCAAATTTGTCTGGCTGTGTTCTGACTCGTGCTAATTTAAGCGGCGCAAATTTGATCCAAGCTAGCTTACGTGAAGCTAATTTGTATGAAGCATCTTTATGTGAAGCCAATTTGACTAATGCTGATTTAACACGGGCAAATTTGTGCGGAACATTCTTATGGCGAGTGAAATTTATAGGTAGTAATCTTTGGGGTGCTTCTTTATGTGATGTGGATTTGAGAGAAGCAGACTTAAGTGAAGCCAAATTAATTGAAGCATCGCTGATTGAAGCTAACTTAAGTTTTGCAAATCTCACACGAGCCAAGCTATGTGGAGCAAAATTACTAGAAGCGAATTTGACTGAAGCTAACTTAACTAGTGCAGACTTGACATGGGCAAATTTAACTAAAGCAAACTTGAATAAGGCAAACCTTTGGAAGACAAATTTGATTTATGCAAAGTTGCGAGATACTATCATGCCTGATGGTACAATTGAGCAACCTCAGATAGTTATTTATTAG
- a CDS encoding asparagine synthetase B family protein yields the protein MLFDAFKNRKSPKIEFIKTNPTWRVAWGKINPNYEDIAWRDEKISVILPRTTSEFPTEKLAISSRGRFVVVGDVWLTNRVQLLQKLGIEPDSFQGSSLQLVANLWEQWGNESLSQLVGMFALVVWDKEKQVLRLIRDRIGVRTLYYTTTGLVRWIAPQLRTLSPHRSSDLDLVALRDYLCCAFVPGERTLWEQVQELRPGTVLEFPDHKVTAYWQLQEQITAIDQPLAWHGDRLRELLDQVVQEYLPPANEPVGVFLSGGLDSSSITALVAKFHKAPVHTFSIHFGSECPNELEFSSLVASHCQTQHHILEITFKDMWSRLPETMAYLDDPIGDPLTVPNLLLGRLARESVEVVLNGEGGDPCFGGPKNQPMLINSLYGSVTNQDALQAYLISFQKCAVDLPQLLKPEVWTAVQTAPWVFAEDLYSQASYLNRLMAMNIKFKGADQILTKVSNLTQAALLQGRSPLFDQRIVDLSMEIPPEYKLSGVEEKAVLKQAITYGTSLANANILPDKIIHRPKSGMMVPVQLGFRKYWQQEARDLLLNQNACIAPYLNQLPIRNWLNYQGDTWSRYGVKLWLLASLEIWLQINQKAQ from the coding sequence ATGCTATTTGATGCGTTTAAAAATCGTAAATCTCCTAAAATCGAATTCATCAAAACTAACCCAACCTGGCGCGTAGCGTGGGGGAAAATTAATCCAAATTATGAAGATATAGCTTGGCGAGATGAAAAAATTTCTGTAATTTTACCACGCACAACTTCGGAATTTCCGACGGAGAAATTAGCAATTAGTTCTAGAGGACGATTTGTTGTTGTTGGTGATGTTTGGTTAACTAACCGAGTGCAGTTGCTGCAAAAGTTGGGAATTGAACCGGATAGCTTTCAAGGAAGTTCTCTGCAACTAGTGGCCAATCTTTGGGAACAATGGGGTAATGAAAGTCTTAGCCAACTTGTCGGGATGTTTGCGCTAGTGGTTTGGGATAAAGAGAAACAGGTGTTGAGATTGATTCGCGATCGCATCGGTGTTCGTACTCTCTATTACACTACCACTGGTTTAGTTCGTTGGATTGCGCCTCAACTGAGAACTTTATCACCCCATCGTTCATCCGATTTAGATTTAGTGGCGTTGCGAGATTATCTTTGTTGTGCCTTTGTTCCTGGAGAACGAACCCTTTGGGAACAGGTGCAAGAACTGCGACCTGGAACTGTTTTAGAATTTCCCGACCACAAAGTTACAGCTTATTGGCAGCTTCAAGAACAGATTACAGCAATCGATCAACCCTTAGCATGGCATGGCGATCGCTTGCGAGAACTTCTAGACCAAGTTGTTCAAGAATATTTACCACCAGCAAATGAACCCGTTGGCGTTTTTCTTTCCGGTGGTTTGGATTCTAGCAGTATCACTGCTTTAGTAGCAAAATTCCACAAAGCACCAGTTCACACATTCTCGATTCATTTTGGTTCGGAATGTCCCAATGAGTTAGAATTTTCTAGTCTTGTTGCATCCCATTGTCAGACGCAGCACCACATTTTAGAAATTACTTTTAAGGATATGTGGTCACGCTTGCCGGAAACAATGGCTTATTTAGATGATCCTATTGGCGACCCACTGACTGTTCCCAACCTGTTGCTGGGACGACTGGCGAGAGAAAGTGTAGAAGTAGTTTTGAATGGTGAAGGTGGCGACCCCTGTTTTGGTGGGCCAAAAAATCAGCCGATGTTAATTAATAGTTTATATGGCTCTGTCACCAATCAGGATGCATTGCAAGCTTATTTAATTTCCTTTCAAAAGTGTGCTGTTGACTTACCGCAACTTTTAAAACCAGAAGTTTGGACAGCAGTACAAACAGCGCCTTGGGTTTTTGCAGAAGACTTATATTCTCAAGCCAGCTATCTGAATCGTTTGATGGCAATGAATATCAAATTTAAAGGCGCTGACCAAATTCTGACCAAAGTTAGTAACTTGACTCAAGCTGCTCTTTTGCAAGGTCGTTCTCCTCTGTTTGACCAACGAATAGTAGACTTAAGCATGGAAATACCTCCAGAGTATAAGCTTTCTGGAGTGGAAGAAAAAGCAGTTTTAAAGCAAGCGATTACCTACGGTACGTCTTTGGCGAATGCAAATATTTTACCAGACAAAATTATTCATCGTCCCAAAAGTGGCATGATGGTACCGGTGCAGTTAGGATTTCGGAAATATTGGCAGCAAGAAGCCAGAGATTTATTGCTCAATCAAAATGCATGTATTGCTCCTTACTTAAACCAGTTGCCAATTCGGAATTGGTTAAACTATCAAGGAGATACTTGGAGTCGTTATGGAGTCAAGCTGTGGTTGCTTGCTAGTTTAGAAATTTGGTTACAAATAAATCAAAAAGCGCAGTAG
- a CDS encoding response regulator, which translates to MKATAEESQSLVLIVDDDPFIRLILRNCLEREGYQIAEAENGIEAINLFEQLHPHIVLLDAIMPDMDGFECCTQLELLDCNKHTPVLMITGLNDQETVDRAFAVGAIDFVTKPIHWPVLRQRVKRLIQQSQLQRELEAKNLELLRLVTIDGLTQVANRRRFEEYFYQVWQRLKREQRPLSLILCDVDFFKLYNDTYGHRVGDRCLQKIAQAFQDIIKRPGDLVARYGGEEFAVILPNTDTKGATHVADIICHAVRALAIPHQNSQVGSYVTISVGFTTEIPQPDSNLEEIIAAADRALYEAKAAGRDRFVQNILLPKSKNSR; encoded by the coding sequence ATGAAAGCCACTGCTGAAGAAAGCCAATCTTTAGTTTTAATTGTTGATGATGATCCTTTTATTCGCCTGATACTGCGGAATTGCTTAGAGCGGGAAGGCTATCAAATAGCGGAAGCTGAAAATGGCATAGAGGCAATAAATCTTTTCGAGCAACTGCACCCTCATATAGTACTCCTTGATGCCATAATGCCGGATATGGATGGATTCGAGTGTTGCACTCAGTTGGAGCTTCTAGATTGTAACAAGCACACTCCAGTTTTAATGATTACGGGACTTAATGATCAAGAGACAGTTGACCGTGCATTTGCAGTGGGAGCAATAGATTTTGTTACCAAACCGATTCACTGGCCAGTTTTGCGACAACGGGTAAAACGCTTGATTCAGCAATCTCAGTTACAGCGAGAACTGGAAGCCAAGAATCTGGAATTGCTGCGATTAGTTACTATCGATGGATTAACTCAAGTAGCTAATCGCCGACGGTTTGAAGAGTATTTTTATCAAGTGTGGCAGCGCCTAAAACGCGAGCAACGTCCGCTTTCTCTAATTCTTTGCGATGTTGATTTCTTCAAACTATATAATGATACCTATGGTCATCGGGTAGGCGATCGCTGTCTTCAAAAAATTGCTCAAGCTTTCCAAGATATTATTAAACGTCCCGGAGATTTAGTTGCCCGTTATGGTGGGGAAGAATTTGCTGTGATTTTACCTAACACAGACACCAAGGGGGCGACTCATGTTGCCGACATAATTTGTCATGCTGTCCGAGCACTAGCAATTCCTCATCAAAATTCCCAAGTTGGTTCTTACGTAACTATTAGTGTCGGCTTTACGACAGAAATTCCTCAGCCAGATTCTAACTTAGAAGAAATAATTGCCGCAGCGGATCGGGCATTATATGAAGCAAAGGCAGCAGGACGCGATCGCTTTGTGCAAAATATTCTACTACCCAAAAGTAAAAATTCTCGCTAA
- the fraD gene encoding septal junction protein FraD produces the protein MNTLLKDVFGVFKFAEGLYAGIRKILVPPKAYSWQTFIYLSIFSWVLSYCATGYIKDIIAFFGWLFLIAGTAWYTTEDPLRVPGTFMPVGAVITGFLVSVFAFGDQQDVITPRTIVFWPTISALITAIPEFIEGNDTDAKARIPKPEDRQRIIILVASSMLLSCWIQFHFVMDNWLRQYPSLQADTFKHSTFVPRTEELVKIPQNGVVILEKLQPMVVEQIAKRPWSEVEKWLLDAKQQVGNLGRGIIQKNLNKYEEKELWRVEPRVANTKSGYILDLLSIWIGPSSNPRGYYLKKSCRIEPLAAANNSENKITVAEIECDRASKLISGSPPPQQ, from the coding sequence ATGAATACACTACTAAAAGATGTCTTTGGGGTTTTTAAATTTGCTGAAGGGCTTTATGCAGGAATTAGAAAAATATTAGTTCCACCCAAAGCTTATTCTTGGCAGACATTTATTTATTTAAGTATTTTTTCTTGGGTACTTTCATATTGTGCCACAGGTTATATCAAAGATATAATTGCTTTTTTCGGTTGGTTATTTTTAATTGCTGGTACAGCTTGGTATACAACTGAAGATCCTTTGAGGGTTCCTGGTACTTTTATGCCAGTCGGGGCAGTAATCACCGGATTCTTAGTGAGTGTTTTTGCATTTGGAGATCAACAAGATGTAATTACACCCAGAACCATCGTTTTTTGGCCGACAATTTCAGCATTAATTACGGCAATACCAGAGTTTATTGAAGGAAATGATACCGATGCAAAAGCTCGCATTCCTAAGCCAGAAGACCGCCAAAGAATTATAATTTTAGTTGCTAGTAGTATGCTGCTAAGTTGCTGGATTCAGTTTCACTTTGTGATGGATAATTGGTTACGACAATATCCCAGTTTGCAGGCAGATACTTTTAAACATAGTACCTTTGTTCCCCGAACAGAAGAATTAGTAAAAATTCCCCAAAACGGCGTTGTAATTCTAGAAAAACTTCAACCAATGGTAGTAGAACAAATAGCAAAAAGACCTTGGTCAGAAGTAGAAAAATGGTTGCTAGATGCGAAACAACAGGTAGGAAATTTGGGTAGGGGAATAATTCAAAAAAACCTGAATAAATATGAAGAGAAGGAACTATGGCGTGTTGAACCGCGTGTAGCTAATACAAAGTCAGGATATATATTAGATTTATTAAGTATTTGGATAGGACCTAGTTCTAACCCACGAGGCTATTACTTAAAAAAATCTTGTCGCATTGAACCACTTGCAGCAGCCAATAATTCAGAGAATAAGATTACAGTTGCAGAAATTGAATGCGATCGCGCCAGTAAATTAATTTCTGGTTCACCGCCTCCGCAGCAGTGA
- a CDS encoding Ppx/GppA phosphatase family protein, whose translation MLNLVSSWESIPTQPSKQHRIIAAIDLGTNSLHMVVVKIDPTLPAFSIIAREKETVRLGDRNLTTGELKPEIIKKAIAACGRFQEVAKTINAETIIAVATSAVREAPNGKDFLHKIEAELGLSVDLISGQEEARRIYLGVLSGMEFNNQPHTIIDIGGGSTELILGDSQQARILTSTKVGAVRLTSELITTDPISHIEFQYLQAYARGMLERSVEEILANLEFGESPRLVGTAGTIETLAMIHAREKSGVIPSTLNGYQFSFKDLQELVNRLRKLSNSEKAEIPGMPEKRPEVILAGAVILQEAMTLLGSESVTVCERSLREGVIVDWMLTHGLIEDKLCYQSSVRERNVLKLADKYHINLEYSDRVAKFAESLFDQTQGTLHHWGTDERQMLWAAAILHNCGHYISHSSHHKHSYYLIRNGELLGYTETEIEIIANLARYHRKSPPKKKHENYQSLLTKQQRQIVSQLSAILRLAVAFDRRQIGAIAQVECEYYPQLRQVNLLIFPSQLNDDCALELWSLDYKKGVFEEEFGVKLVASLEKSSVANLS comes from the coding sequence ATGCTGAATTTAGTTTCTAGCTGGGAGAGTATTCCTACTCAACCATCTAAGCAACATCGGATTATTGCTGCCATTGACCTGGGAACAAATTCTCTACACATGGTAGTAGTCAAGATTGACCCCACACTACCAGCTTTCAGCATTATTGCTAGAGAAAAGGAAACCGTGAGGCTTGGCGATCGCAATCTTACCACTGGAGAACTCAAACCAGAGATAATTAAAAAGGCGATCGCGGCTTGTGGACGCTTCCAAGAAGTTGCCAAAACTATCAACGCTGAAACTATCATTGCTGTGGCAACTAGTGCTGTGCGGGAAGCCCCCAATGGTAAAGATTTTTTGCACAAAATAGAAGCGGAGTTGGGTTTAAGCGTTGACTTGATTTCTGGTCAAGAAGAAGCGCGGCGAATCTATCTTGGCGTGCTGTCGGGCATGGAATTTAACAACCAGCCTCATACCATTATTGATATTGGCGGTGGTTCTACAGAATTGATTTTAGGCGATAGTCAGCAAGCCCGCATTCTCACCAGTACGAAAGTTGGTGCAGTGCGACTCACTAGCGAATTAATCACTACTGACCCCATTAGTCACATTGAGTTCCAGTATCTGCAAGCTTATGCACGCGGGATGTTGGAACGTTCTGTAGAAGAAATCTTAGCAAACCTAGAGTTTGGGGAATCTCCGCGTTTGGTCGGTACGGCGGGCACAATTGAAACCCTGGCGATGATTCACGCACGGGAAAAGTCGGGTGTTATTCCTTCCACTCTCAATGGCTACCAATTTAGTTTTAAAGACTTGCAAGAGTTGGTAAATCGCTTGCGGAAACTGAGTAATTCCGAAAAGGCTGAGATTCCTGGTATGCCAGAGAAGCGCCCTGAAGTTATCCTCGCTGGCGCAGTCATATTACAAGAAGCAATGACCCTTTTGGGTAGTGAATCGGTTACAGTTTGTGAGCGTTCTCTCAGAGAAGGCGTAATCGTAGACTGGATGTTAACCCACGGTTTAATTGAAGATAAGCTATGCTACCAAAGTTCAGTTCGGGAACGGAATGTTCTCAAACTGGCGGATAAATACCACATCAACTTAGAATATAGCGATCGCGTGGCAAAATTTGCCGAGAGTTTATTTGACCAAACTCAAGGTACGTTACACCACTGGGGAACTGACGAGCGACAAATGCTGTGGGCAGCGGCCATATTACACAATTGCGGTCATTATATCAGCCATTCGTCTCACCACAAGCACTCTTACTATTTAATTCGCAATGGAGAATTACTCGGTTATACAGAAACCGAGATTGAAATTATTGCAAATTTAGCGCGTTATCATCGCAAATCGCCGCCCAAGAAAAAACATGAAAACTACCAAAGTTTGCTGACTAAACAACAGCGACAAATTGTTAGTCAATTAAGTGCAATTTTAAGATTAGCAGTGGCATTTGATAGACGACAAATTGGTGCGATCGCTCAAGTGGAATGTGAGTATTATCCACAACTTAGGCAGGTCAACCTGCTAATTTTTCCATCTCAATTAAATGATGATTGTGCTTTAGAACTTTGGAGTTTAGATTATAAAAAAGGAGTGTTTGAAGAAGAATTTGGAGTGAAATTAGTAGCAAGTTTAGAAAAGTCTAGCGTTGCTAACTTGTCTTAG
- a CDS encoding calcium-binding protein: MSTQIGTPFSDNLLGGSGNDNLLGRKGDDNLFGYDGNDNLYGDEGNDNLFGGSGNDNLFGGSGNDNLFGSSGNDNLFGEKGDDVIFGSAGNDIIRGGDGIDTLDYTGLGQVITLFADRTKKGGGLGSDRLSEPPSTEIIIADPGFINVIDTSGTDLASLIDLGAERFDIFDVPEAITIKNFVNVIGSNQNDTIIGNELNNTLIGGSGNDFLGGSAGNDIYDGGDGIDTLDYTGLGQAITIFPDRIEKGNLGTDREVVPTEIEIVIGDVGFANTINASSLESPVSVDVDLSKESLTGVNISGVVNSVGTVKNFVNVIGTKQNDTIIGNKLNNIINGFGGRDTLFGGAGQDTFVLGEKGNVLYRNSGSEDLAIIKDFVSGEDKIQLTGNRSDYSFFKQGSSNFIALVGNGNGQFNLGTDEVIASLNSSFNIVNDLIFV; encoded by the coding sequence ATGAGCACACAAATTGGTACTCCTTTTTCTGACAACCTGTTGGGCGGTAGTGGAAATGATAATCTGCTTGGTCGCAAGGGCGATGATAATCTGTTCGGTTATGACGGCAATGATAACCTATACGGTGACGAAGGAAATGATAACCTGTTTGGCGGCAGTGGAAATGATAACCTGTTTGGCGGCAGTGGAAACGATAACCTGTTTGGTAGCAGTGGAAATGATAACCTGTTTGGAGAAAAGGGAGACGACGTAATATTTGGCAGTGCTGGTAATGACATTATCAGGGGTGGGGATGGCATTGATACGCTTGATTACACTGGTTTAGGTCAAGTAATTACTCTTTTTGCCGATCGTACAAAAAAGGGTGGTGGTCTTGGTAGCGATCGACTTTCAGAGCCTCCTAGTACAGAGATCATCATTGCTGATCCAGGTTTTATAAATGTTATCGATACTTCTGGTACAGATTTAGCATCTTTAATCGACTTGGGTGCAGAAAGATTTGATATTTTTGATGTTCCTGAGGCAATTACCATTAAAAACTTTGTCAATGTCATTGGCAGCAATCAAAATGACACAATTATTGGTAACGAACTAAATAACACACTCATTGGTGGCAGTGGTAATGATTTCTTAGGCGGTAGCGCTGGCAATGACATCTATGATGGAGGAGATGGCATTGATACGCTTGATTACACTGGTTTGGGTCAAGCAATTACTATTTTCCCCGATCGCATCGAAAAAGGAAATCTCGGCACTGATCGGGAAGTCGTTCCGACTGAAATTGAGATAGTTATAGGAGATGTTGGTTTCGCCAATACCATTAATGCTTCAAGTCTAGAAAGTCCTGTTTCTGTAGATGTTGACTTATCTAAGGAATCGTTGACTGGCGTTAATATTTCAGGGGTTGTTAATAGCGTTGGCACTGTCAAAAATTTTGTCAATGTCATTGGTACAAAACAAAATGACACGATTATTGGTAACAAGTTAAACAACATAATCAATGGTTTCGGTGGTCGAGATACTTTATTTGGAGGTGCTGGTCAAGATACATTTGTTTTGGGAGAAAAGGGCAATGTCCTTTATCGCAATTCTGGTTCCGAGGACTTAGCTATCATCAAAGATTTTGTCTCAGGTGAAGACAAAATTCAACTAACTGGTAACAGAAGCGACTATTCCTTCTTTAAGCAAGGTTCTAGTAACTTTATTGCTCTAGTAGGCAATGGCAATGGTCAATTTAACTTGGGTACTGATGAGGTGATTGCATCTCTCAATAGTAGTTTCAATATTGTTAATGACTTGATATTTGTTTAA
- a CDS encoding 4-hydroxybenzoate solanesyltransferase yields the protein MLTMPERPQEPIWLVIIRLLRWHKPEGRLILMIPALWAVFLAASGKPPLPLVGVIILGTLATSAAGCVVNDLWDRNIDPQVERTRDRPLASRALSVKVGIVVAIVSLACAAVLAFYLNPLSFWLCVAAVPVILLYPGAKRVFPVPQLVLSIAWGFGVLISWSAVTQTISQATWLLWGATVLWTLGFDTVYAMSDKEDDRRIGVNSSALFFGNYAPVAIGIFFAGTILLLSWLGVVIHLHLAFWISLAAATIGWVWQSLRLTERYLPNSAYGKMFRQNVWIGFILLAGMIAGSF from the coding sequence ATGTTAACGATGCCAGAACGCCCCCAAGAACCAATTTGGCTTGTAATTATCCGGCTTTTACGCTGGCATAAACCAGAAGGGCGGTTAATTTTAATGATTCCTGCCCTTTGGGCTGTGTTTTTGGCAGCTTCAGGGAAACCGCCTTTACCTTTAGTTGGTGTGATTATATTGGGTACTCTGGCGACGAGTGCGGCTGGGTGTGTTGTCAATGATTTGTGGGATCGGAATATCGATCCACAAGTGGAGAGAACACGCGATCGCCCCCTCGCTTCTCGCGCTTTATCTGTGAAAGTTGGGATTGTAGTCGCGATCGTATCTTTAGCTTGTGCAGCAGTCTTGGCTTTTTATCTTAACCCCCTGAGTTTCTGGTTATGCGTGGCAGCAGTACCTGTAATTCTGCTTTATCCCGGTGCAAAGAGGGTGTTTCCTGTACCGCAATTGGTGCTTTCCATCGCTTGGGGTTTTGGGGTATTGATTAGCTGGAGTGCAGTAACACAAACCATCTCCCAAGCAACTTGGTTACTTTGGGGCGCGACTGTGCTGTGGACATTAGGATTTGATACAGTTTACGCCATGAGCGACAAGGAAGACGATCGCCGCATTGGTGTTAATTCTAGCGCCCTATTTTTTGGTAATTATGCCCCTGTAGCTATTGGAATTTTCTTTGCTGGCACAATCTTATTGTTGTCTTGGTTAGGCGTAGTTATACATCTGCACTTAGCCTTCTGGATTAGCCTTGCAGCTGCTACTATCGGATGGGTTTGGCAGTCTCTGCGATTAACAGAGCGATACTTACCTAATTCTGCTTATGGTAAGATGTTCCGGCAAAACGTGTGGATTGGTTTTATTTTACTTGCTGGGATGATTGCTGGATCTTTCTAA
- the fraC gene encoding filament integrity protein FraC produces MPDNWMLPRIFPIGGFLFDFLFVLIAIPIEAYVLHSRLKFDKKTSTFYAISINLFSSVIGWLIFFVSEPLLPIQVKSELINYMLFNNFKSSNTQTLIILTACIIFFTTFLMKFFILRVLLFSLNESFTKKEEEPQTSQRLQRRRFTTLNFQNTNLVTTILIANSLSYSAITIILLFRSK; encoded by the coding sequence ATGCCTGACAATTGGATGCTTCCCAGGATTTTTCCCATTGGTGGATTTCTGTTTGACTTTTTATTTGTACTGATTGCCATCCCCATCGAAGCTTATGTTTTGCATTCTCGACTAAAATTTGACAAAAAAACCAGTACTTTTTATGCAATTTCTATCAATCTGTTTTCCAGTGTAATTGGTTGGCTCATATTTTTTGTATCAGAACCACTGTTGCCGATACAGGTGAAATCAGAATTAATTAACTATATGCTTTTTAATAACTTTAAATCGTCGAATACACAGACTTTAATTATTTTAACTGCTTGTATAATTTTTTTTACTACGTTTTTGATGAAATTTTTTATTTTAAGGGTTTTGCTATTCTCATTAAATGAATCATTTACTAAAAAAGAAGAGGAACCTCAAACATCTCAGCGGCTGCAACGGCGTCGTTTTACCACCTTGAATTTCCAAAATACTAATTTAGTTACTACTATACTAATAGCAAATTCTCTGAGCTATAGTGCCATAACCATTATTTTATTATTTCGTTCAAAATAG